Genomic segment of Kibdelosporangium phytohabitans:
CGGGTTCCACTGTGGACTTCCACGTCGGCGGCGACGGCCGCGCCGATGTCCATCACGACCGGCCCGGTCTCCCACTCGACCTCGACCGCCTCGGCGCCGTCCTCGGCCGCGTACGCGTCCTCGGCGATCACGACCGCCACCGGTTCGCCGGCGAACCGGACCCGGTCACCCGACAGCATCGGCATCTTCGTCGGGACGAACTCGTCGCGTTCCAGTACCGACCGCAGGAACGGGTCGCCGAGATCGGCGCCGGTCAGCACGTCCAGGACACCGTCGACCCGCTTGGCCGCGCTGACGTCGATCGACTTGATCGTCGCGGAAGCGTGCGGACTGCGGACAAATCCGGCATGCAGCGTGTCCGTGCGCGCCATGTCGGCGACGAAACGACCGCGTCCCAGCAACATCCGGCGGTCTTCCTTGCGGGGAACCCGTGCCCCGACCCACGCCGTCATGCCGCTGCCTCGGCGAGCGCGCGGGCCACGAGCGCGGCGGTGAGTTTCTTGCGGTACGCGCTGCTGCCGTGCCCGTCCGACGGGGGATCGACCTGCGCCGCGGCCGTTTCGCCTGCCGCACGCCACGTTTCCTCGTTCGCGGGTTGCCCGGCCAGGTCGGCGTCGACGACCACCGGTTGCTGGCCGACGCCGCCGAGCACGATCCGGGACGTGCGCACCTCGTCTTCGGCCAGGTCGAGCCGTGCGCTCGCGGCGACGATCGCGAAGTCGCCCTGCCGCTGGGAGAACTCGGTCAGCGCCGCGTGCGGCGCCGGTTTCGGGAACCGGACCTCGACGATCATCTCGTCCGGCTGGGCCGCGGTCATGAAGAAGCCGTGGAAGAACTCGGTCGCCGGGACCTCACGCCGCCCGCGCGGTCCCTGCAGCACGACCTGGGCTTCGAGCAGGACCGCGAGCACGCACCACTCGGCCGTGGAGTCGCCGTGGGCGATGCTGCCGCCGAACGTGCCGCGGCAGCGGATGGGGTAGTGGCCGATCCACCGCGCGGCCCTCGCCAGCACCCGGAACCCGTCGACCTTGGTGGTCTCGACGGTCCGGTG
This window contains:
- a CDS encoding FAD binding domain-containing protein, encoding MKPAAFTYHRAYDVNDTIAQLAELGQDAKILAGGQSLVAMMNFRLARPSALVDITRIAGLDYLERDAHGLRIGALTRHRTVETTKVDGFRVLARAARWIGHYPIRCRGTFGGSIAHGDSTAEWCVLAVLLEAQVVLQGPRGRREVPATEFFHGFFMTAAQPDEMIVEVRFPKPAPHAALTEFSQRQGDFAIVAASARLDLAEDEVRTSRIVLGGVGQQPVVVDADLAGQPANEETWRAAGETAAAQVDPPSDGHGSSAYRKKLTAALVARALAEAAA